A portion of the Stigmatella aurantiaca DW4/3-1 genome contains these proteins:
- a CDS encoding protease inhibitor I42 family protein produces the protein MAKPKSGAKKATPAPKKDNAARLELLKSASKRVAKVATKVAKAVKDVKDKVTKSAKAKTPAKASPEKSVDKPAKGASEKPPAKAKTASAKTAAAKNPAEAPPKDKVKASSSKGGKAAAAPPPPAQERPRPRATKLPPVGEPLTKRETEQLLTAGEGRGVMGEGSLKGRLVVSDGMPHLVVVGRDKRELTFLLQGPDQEVLPAYVEHKVSVSGLIRKLTNYGGTVDVRKYSAKKLEAEIPVVAPVETEAKLRYLSPGEVSMVTSAGMGSGIKGFASLRGNLEMTGEDFVLVLSNGGTRQQVSFLLEGKNAKGMRRHVGQLLVVTGVVEKASGWGGKVIVENFEPRPAEARVSREDMEIVHVEGEVPTSVDVKLNHGLTVRLQEQPGYTWAIEPTLAKRVGLREARYEPGSDETGATREFFFTPRNPGVSEVEFFLAKALTPGVVERSFKINVTVKP, from the coding sequence ATGGCCAAGCCCAAGTCCGGGGCCAAAAAAGCGACCCCCGCCCCCAAGAAAGACAACGCGGCGAGGCTGGAGTTGCTCAAAAGCGCGAGCAAGCGGGTGGCGAAGGTGGCAACGAAAGTGGCCAAAGCCGTGAAAGACGTGAAGGACAAGGTGACGAAGTCCGCCAAGGCCAAGACGCCCGCCAAGGCGTCCCCGGAGAAGTCCGTGGACAAGCCGGCCAAGGGGGCCAGCGAGAAGCCCCCCGCCAAGGCGAAGACCGCGTCCGCCAAGACTGCCGCCGCCAAGAACCCGGCCGAGGCGCCTCCCAAGGACAAGGTGAAGGCCTCGTCTTCCAAGGGAGGCAAGGCCGCGGCCGCGCCACCCCCGCCTGCTCAGGAGCGGCCTCGGCCGCGTGCCACGAAGCTGCCGCCCGTGGGCGAGCCGCTCACCAAGCGCGAGACGGAGCAACTGCTCACCGCCGGCGAAGGCCGGGGGGTGATGGGCGAGGGCAGTCTCAAGGGCCGGCTGGTGGTGAGCGACGGCATGCCCCACCTCGTCGTGGTGGGCCGGGACAAGCGCGAGCTGACCTTCTTGCTGCAAGGGCCGGATCAAGAGGTGCTCCCGGCTTACGTGGAGCACAAGGTGTCCGTCAGCGGGCTGATCCGCAAGCTGACGAACTACGGTGGCACGGTGGATGTCCGCAAGTACTCCGCGAAGAAGCTGGAGGCGGAAATTCCCGTCGTCGCGCCGGTGGAGACCGAGGCCAAGCTGCGCTACCTGTCGCCGGGAGAGGTCTCCATGGTGACGAGCGCCGGCATGGGCTCGGGCATCAAGGGCTTCGCCTCGCTGCGCGGCAACCTGGAGATGACCGGCGAGGACTTCGTGCTGGTGCTCTCCAATGGGGGCACCCGGCAGCAAGTGTCCTTCCTCTTGGAGGGCAAGAACGCCAAGGGCATGCGCCGCCACGTGGGCCAACTGCTCGTCGTCACCGGCGTCGTCGAGAAGGCATCGGGGTGGGGCGGCAAGGTCATCGTGGAGAACTTCGAGCCCCGGCCCGCCGAGGCCCGGGTGTCTCGCGAGGACATGGAGATCGTCCACGTGGAGGGTGAAGTGCCCACCTCGGTGGACGTCAAGCTCAACCACGGGCTGACCGTGCGCTTGCAGGAGCAGCCGGGTTACACCTGGGCCATCGAGCCCACCCTGGCCAAGCGCGTGGGCCTGCGGGAGGCCCGCTACGAGCCGGGCTCGGACGAGACGGGAGCGACCCGGGAGTTCTTCTTCACCCCGCGCAACCCAGGCGTCAGTGAGGTGGAGTTCTTCCTGGCCAAGGCCCTCACCCCGGGCGTCGTGGAGCGCTCGTTCAAGATCAACGTGACGGTCAAACCTTGA
- the ribA gene encoding GTP cyclohydrolase II, which yields MSDTRPPQILPARKPSQHLERYSEADIPTERGVLRTIVFKDRRTAREHVALVVGEVAGQEGVPTRVHSECLTSEVFGSLKCDCRQQFDRALDFITQAGCGVVLYLRQEGRGIGLGNKIKAYALQAKGYDTYEANRQLGFQDDLRSYDVAAEMLRSLDVRSVDLMTNNPLKIAGLVEEGIPVRRRIPSRTEHNPHNVDYLKTKRERTGHLIELFAEEDTEAKVG from the coding sequence ATGTCCGACACACGTCCACCCCAGATCCTCCCGGCCCGCAAGCCCTCCCAACACCTGGAGCGCTACTCCGAGGCGGACATCCCCACGGAGCGGGGGGTGCTGCGCACCATCGTCTTCAAGGACCGCCGCACGGCCCGGGAGCACGTGGCGCTGGTCGTGGGGGAAGTGGCTGGCCAGGAAGGCGTGCCCACGCGCGTGCACTCCGAGTGCCTCACCTCCGAGGTGTTCGGCAGCCTGAAGTGCGACTGCCGCCAGCAGTTCGACCGGGCGTTGGACTTCATTACCCAGGCTGGCTGCGGGGTGGTGCTCTACCTGCGCCAAGAAGGCCGGGGCATCGGCCTGGGCAACAAAATCAAGGCGTACGCGCTCCAAGCCAAGGGTTACGACACCTACGAGGCCAACCGGCAATTGGGCTTCCAGGACGACCTGCGCAGCTATGATGTGGCCGCGGAGATGCTGCGCTCCCTGGATGTCCGGTCGGTGGACCTGATGACGAACAACCCCCTGAAGATCGCCGGGCTGGTCGAAGAGGGGATTCCCGTGCGGCGTCGAATCCCTTCCCGGACGGAGCATAATCCGCATAACGTCGACTACCTGAAGACCAAGCGCGAGCGCACGGGGCA
- the rnr gene encoding ribonuclease R, whose protein sequence is MNPSSEQIKQLLFEADHPLGVKELLRLAGLHPGQQTELKRTLRELVRSGQILKEGKRFRVEDPRRAVSSVPRHRVSPGEASRPSGPGLLEGVLHVHRDGYGFVHPLSGEGENVFLPPAEAARALDNDRVLVEVMGRPGRLEGRLARVVERRRQLVVGTYEERGGRHAAVLPLDASLQGPIRVPRTQMARDGDMVKVRLGVGSQILDSEEGLFGEVAGSLGRPGEPSSEVLSIAYGQGFNDEFPPDVMDEADRVGTAVSEEEARGESRRDLRSLPLITIDGEDARDFDDAVYAEPQGGGWRLVVAIADVTHYVREGMALDAEALRRATSVYLPDRVLPMLPERLSNGICSLRPDEDRLCMVADMVFDARAHLRSYELYPGVMRSVARCTYNEVQAVLEGQDVPHRNALRPHFERLQAVSRALRTMRQGRGAIDFDLPEHKVVMGEEGQPARMEKRERKESHRLIEECMLAANEAVAKFFQDEGLPSVYRFHGEPDEQKLASFAVLAQAYGFKLRLDDGVSSKELNAFITQLEGHPEQRALNQLLLRSMMQAVYSSTQVGHYGLAAEHYLHFTSPIRRYPDLLVHRLLKAHWARAGKPRSQVMLDREEERLEAMAEQSSERERAAMMVEREVVSFYATLLMKDRVGEAFDATISSVTDFGFFVELDTEHVEGLVKTDALGFGGRLDKLLHALVYPDGRRIRVGQKCRVRLVSVSPERRQMDFEPLELDSQPVTRQEHPRRPWEREEAPRFVEAPRRGRFVREGQREEAAPSRFEKRRSAPQEPPRPQVPEGRGRRFRVPPAVPAREVPEAEAPPRWQALAVPSDAESSAPGLPAKSPHPGFDRIRALAAQSHRQGQSPRMAPVRTLEDAPGEPRGKTPARKATPGGKKVHRAEAPAGKRKDTRGEGKTQPPKARGKFKPGRRQR, encoded by the coding sequence GTGAATCCATCTTCTGAGCAGATCAAGCAGCTCCTCTTCGAGGCAGACCACCCGTTGGGGGTGAAGGAACTCCTCCGGCTCGCTGGCCTGCACCCCGGTCAACAGACCGAACTCAAGCGCACCCTCCGGGAACTGGTCCGCAGCGGGCAGATCCTCAAGGAAGGCAAGCGCTTCCGCGTCGAGGATCCTCGGCGTGCCGTCTCCTCTGTTCCCCGTCACAGGGTGTCTCCTGGCGAGGCGTCCCGCCCTTCTGGGCCTGGGTTGCTGGAGGGGGTTCTCCACGTCCACCGGGATGGTTATGGCTTCGTGCATCCCCTCTCGGGCGAGGGGGAGAACGTCTTTTTGCCCCCCGCGGAGGCTGCCCGCGCCCTGGACAATGATCGAGTGCTGGTGGAGGTGATGGGGCGTCCGGGGCGCCTGGAGGGCCGCCTGGCCCGCGTGGTGGAGCGGCGCCGCCAACTCGTGGTGGGGACCTACGAGGAGCGGGGAGGGCGGCACGCAGCGGTGCTCCCCCTCGATGCCAGCCTCCAGGGACCCATTCGCGTCCCGCGCACCCAGATGGCGCGCGATGGGGACATGGTGAAGGTTCGCCTCGGGGTGGGCTCCCAGATCTTGGATTCAGAGGAGGGGCTCTTTGGCGAAGTGGCGGGCTCCCTGGGCCGGCCGGGAGAGCCCAGCTCCGAGGTGCTCTCGATCGCCTACGGACAGGGCTTCAATGACGAGTTTCCGCCCGACGTGATGGATGAGGCGGACCGGGTGGGAACGGCCGTTTCCGAAGAGGAGGCGCGCGGTGAGTCCCGGAGGGATCTGCGCTCCCTGCCGCTCATCACCATCGATGGCGAGGACGCTCGCGACTTCGACGACGCGGTGTACGCCGAGCCCCAGGGTGGAGGGTGGCGGCTGGTGGTCGCCATCGCGGACGTGACGCACTACGTGCGCGAGGGGATGGCGTTGGATGCGGAGGCGCTGCGCCGGGCCACCTCCGTGTACCTGCCGGACCGCGTGTTGCCCATGCTGCCGGAGCGGCTGAGCAACGGCATCTGCTCGCTGCGCCCCGACGAGGATCGGCTGTGCATGGTGGCGGACATGGTGTTCGATGCCCGGGCCCACCTGCGCTCTTATGAGCTGTACCCGGGCGTGATGCGGAGCGTGGCCCGCTGCACCTACAACGAGGTGCAGGCCGTGCTGGAGGGCCAGGATGTGCCCCACCGCAACGCGCTGCGGCCCCACTTCGAGCGGCTCCAGGCCGTGTCGCGCGCGCTGCGCACGATGCGCCAGGGCCGCGGCGCCATCGACTTCGATTTGCCCGAGCACAAGGTGGTGATGGGCGAAGAGGGCCAGCCCGCGCGGATGGAGAAGCGCGAGCGCAAGGAGAGCCACCGCCTCATCGAGGAGTGCATGCTGGCCGCCAACGAGGCGGTGGCGAAGTTCTTCCAGGACGAGGGGCTGCCTTCCGTCTATCGCTTTCACGGGGAGCCGGATGAGCAGAAGCTGGCCTCCTTCGCCGTGCTGGCGCAGGCCTATGGCTTCAAGCTGCGGCTCGACGATGGGGTGAGCTCGAAGGAGCTGAACGCCTTCATCACCCAGCTCGAAGGCCACCCCGAGCAGCGCGCGCTGAACCAGCTCCTGCTGCGCTCGATGATGCAGGCGGTGTATTCGTCCACGCAGGTGGGGCACTACGGCCTGGCGGCGGAGCATTACCTGCACTTCACCTCGCCCATCCGCCGCTACCCGGACCTGCTGGTGCACCGGTTGCTCAAGGCGCACTGGGCACGCGCGGGCAAGCCGCGCTCCCAGGTGATGCTGGACCGGGAGGAAGAGCGGCTGGAGGCCATGGCCGAGCAGAGCTCCGAGCGCGAGCGGGCCGCCATGATGGTGGAGCGGGAGGTGGTCTCCTTCTATGCCACCCTGTTGATGAAGGATCGGGTGGGCGAGGCGTTCGATGCCACCATCTCCTCCGTCACCGACTTCGGTTTCTTCGTGGAGCTGGACACCGAGCACGTCGAGGGGCTGGTGAAGACCGACGCGCTGGGCTTCGGAGGCCGGCTGGACAAGTTGCTGCACGCGCTGGTGTACCCGGATGGCCGGCGGATCCGCGTGGGGCAGAAGTGCCGCGTGCGGCTCGTGTCCGTGAGCCCCGAGCGGCGGCAGATGGACTTCGAGCCCTTGGAACTCGACAGCCAGCCGGTCACGCGCCAGGAGCACCCCCGCCGTCCCTGGGAGCGGGAGGAGGCGCCCCGCTTCGTGGAAGCGCCGCGGCGGGGGCGGTTCGTCCGAGAGGGGCAACGCGAGGAGGCCGCGCCGAGCCGCTTCGAGAAACGCCGGTCAGCGCCCCAGGAACCCCCCCGTCCTCAGGTTCCCGAAGGGCGCGGGCGCCGGTTCAGGGTGCCCCCCGCCGTGCCCGCGCGAGAGGTTCCAGAGGCCGAAGCGCCCCCCCGGTGGCAGGCCCTGGCCGTGCCCTCCGATGCGGAGTCCTCCGCGCCAGGGCTTCCGGCGAAATCTCCGCACCCAGGCTTCGATCGCATCCGAGCCCTGGCCGCGCAGAGCCACCGTCAGGGCCAGAGCCCGCGGATGGCGCCCGTGCGCACGCTGGAAGACGCCCCCGGGGAGCCCCGGGGCAAGACGCCCGCCCGCAAGGCAACTCCCGGCGGCAAGAAGGTCCACCGCGCGGAAGCGCCTGCGGGAAAGCGGAAGGACACGCGGGGCGAGGGCAAGACCCAACCCCCCAAGGCGCGGGGCAAGTTCAAACCAGGCCGCCGCCAGCGGTGA
- the glp gene encoding gephyrin-like molybdotransferase Glp — protein MSMGTELLAVEDARARTLALASPLPMEWARLDEALGRALAADLQAQRTLPPWDNSAMDGYAVRAADLTGPLPIRLTVGEIIHAGQTPRVELRPGTCARIMTGAPLPVGADAVVMQERTRQVPETEGPAAVEILEAVSSRNFVRPRGEDARQGELLLGKGTPLGIPELGLITGQGLFSVPVPRRPRVAILSTGDELCRGDEPSEGRIIDTNAPTLALAVARAGGVPTLLGIARDTLEEVSARLADARDFDLVLTSAGVSVGDKDFVKAALTQQGVAMDFWRVAIKPGKPLAVGRRGHTLYMGLPGNPTSSLVTFELFVRPVIRRLLGLTDVEPPRVAGRLEGELRKPTGLAHYVRTQATWREGELWVRPLASQTSGALRSASSASHLLHFPRQATSLAHGAHVELLPVSWTV, from the coding sequence ATGAGCATGGGAACGGAATTGCTGGCGGTGGAGGACGCGCGGGCAAGGACGCTCGCGCTGGCCTCCCCTCTTCCAATGGAGTGGGCCCGTCTCGACGAGGCCCTGGGCCGTGCCCTGGCGGCAGACCTCCAGGCCCAGCGAACATTACCCCCCTGGGACAACTCGGCCATGGATGGGTACGCCGTGCGCGCGGCGGATCTCACGGGCCCGCTCCCCATCCGGCTCACGGTGGGCGAGATCATTCATGCCGGGCAGACGCCCCGGGTGGAGCTGCGCCCTGGGACATGTGCCCGGATCATGACGGGAGCCCCCCTTCCCGTGGGCGCGGACGCGGTGGTGATGCAGGAGCGGACCCGGCAGGTGCCGGAGACCGAGGGTCCCGCCGCCGTGGAAATCCTGGAGGCAGTGTCCTCCCGGAACTTCGTCCGCCCCCGGGGAGAGGATGCCCGGCAGGGCGAGTTGCTCCTGGGAAAGGGCACCCCGTTGGGCATCCCCGAACTGGGGCTGATCACTGGGCAGGGCCTGTTCTCGGTGCCGGTGCCGCGCCGGCCCCGGGTGGCCATCCTCTCCACCGGCGACGAGCTGTGCCGGGGAGACGAACCCTCCGAGGGCCGTATCATCGACACCAACGCCCCCACCCTGGCCCTGGCGGTGGCCCGGGCCGGCGGCGTGCCCACCCTGCTGGGAATCGCCCGGGACACCTTGGAAGAGGTGTCCGCGCGCCTGGCGGACGCGCGGGACTTCGATCTGGTGCTCACGAGCGCCGGGGTCTCCGTGGGAGACAAGGACTTCGTGAAAGCCGCGCTGACGCAGCAAGGCGTGGCGATGGACTTCTGGCGCGTGGCGATCAAGCCTGGCAAGCCCTTGGCCGTGGGCCGACGGGGCCACACCCTCTACATGGGCCTGCCCGGCAACCCCACGTCCTCGCTGGTGACCTTCGAGCTGTTCGTCCGCCCGGTGATCCGGCGATTGCTGGGACTCACGGACGTGGAACCTCCCCGCGTGGCCGGACGCCTGGAGGGCGAGCTGCGCAAGCCCACGGGGCTGGCCCACTATGTCCGGACGCAGGCCACCTGGCGGGAGGGCGAGCTGTGGGTGCGCCCGCTGGCCAGCCAGACTTCCGGCGCCCTGCGCTCGGCGAGCTCGGCCAGCCACCTGCTCCACTTCCCCCGCCAAGCAACCAGCTTGGCTCATGGCGCGCATGTGGAACTCTTGCCCGTCTCCTGGACGGTTTGA